CTTCTTGTCTAGAAGTCCCGCCTTTCCCTCACACAAAAACCTTTCTTTCCATTTGTATCCACACTTTGTAGATATCCCATATTCTGCACAGAGCTGAGTGAAATTGATACCTTTCTCAAAGCTCGCCATAACGAATTCTAATCTTAAATCCACGATCTGATTCTCCTTCCAAGGCATCCCCATAGCCCTCCTGTAAAGGTGTTCTAGGGGATGAGAAACCAGAAAGTGTTACCTATGTCTTGCTACAAAAGTGTTACCCATGTCCTGAGTCATACTTTTTAGGTATTGCGTATAACGAACTAGGCTACACGACGTTGTCCGTAGCTGAGCCTCGCAGAGGCGTTAGCGTCGGCGCGACTTCTTGCAGAGCAAGAATCGTGACGGAGGACAATGTGCCTTTAGGCCGAGCGAGGGCGCAAGTCCCGAGCGTAGCGTGTCAGCCGAAGTTATACGCAGTGAGTAAATATTACCAAATTGATTTTAATCCAGAAATCTTATACTTCTTCATCTCAGAATCTTTTGAGATAAAAGTAAATTTTCTCTTAATACACTGCCAAATGAGCATTCGATCAAATGGATCTCGATGAAAATTTTCCTTCAATCTGTGATAAGAAGATGCATCTTCTTGATTCAATTCAATAATTCTGATATTAATTTTTTCGAGAAATTTAGGAATATCCTCTGGAGTAAATCCTGTTAGATTTAGCTTCCCAATTTTAAATTTTAAAGAAATTTCCCATAAGGAAATAGAACTTACATAAATTTGATTGCTTTGATCTTCAATAATTGCAGTTACTTTTTTACTCAATTGTTTTGAGTCCCCAATGACCCAAAGTAGAGCATGAGTGTCTAAAAGATAAGCCATCTATAAATTTAAAAAATCTTCTTCACTAATTGAAAAATCTTTCTGAAATGAAATTTTGGCTTTCCCATCAAGGATTCCAATTTTTCTTTTGGTAGTATTTTTATCATTAACAGGAACAATCATCGCTATAGTTTTCTTATTTTTACCAAAAAGAATGCCAACTTTTTCTCCCTTTTTAACAAACTCAAGAACTTCGGAAAAATGGGCTTTTAATTCACCTACAGCGAATGATTTCATAATTTTAACTAATCCATTTAATTGACAACTTGTCAAGAAAAATTCTTTTTCTTAATTTTTCTCTTTAAATCTAGTTTTTACCCATTGCGTATAACGAACTAGGCTACACGACGTTGTCCGTAGCTGAGCCTCTCCGAGGCGTTAGCGTCGGCGCGACTTCTTGCGACGCAAGAAGCGTGACGGAGGACAATGTGCCTTTAGGCCGAGCGAGGGCGAAAGTCCCGAGCGGAGCGTGTCAGCCGCAGTTATGCGCAGTTCAAATTTTACCTAGTTAAAAGTATTTTTTATTAATCAAATTTTAAACGTTATCCGGAAGAAAAAAATGAGTTAATATTTTTTATTTGTTCTAAAATATCAGTAACATATCAAAAATTAACTAAAGAATATTTTTTTAAATTATAAGATGATTTATTCTTAAATTTATAAGCTAATCTATTTTTCTGCAGGTTGCCAGAGCTCGATTGCATTTCCTTCTGGATCATATACTCTCGCAAAAACTCCTATTTCTGGCACCGAATTCCACTCTTCTCTTTCTTCTACTTCAACTCCCTTTTTTTTTAACTCTTCTATGAATGATTTTAGATTTGAAACACGAAAATTAATCATCCACATTTTATCTTTGGAGAAATAGTCTGTATTTTTAGAAAATGGTTCAAAGACAGTAGGTCCTGACTGTTGCTGCCAGACCATATTCTGAATATCTATGCCTAAGATTTCTATGTACCAGTTCTTTAAGATTTCAGGATTTTCCGAACGGAAGAAAAATCCGCCGATACCGTTGATATGTTTACTCATAGTTATCAATTTTTTTA
The DNA window shown above is from Leptospira ryugenii and carries:
- a CDS encoding helix-turn-helix domain-containing protein, giving the protein MGMPWKENQIVDLRLEFVMASFEKGINFTQLCAEYGISTKCGYKWKERFLCEGKAGLLDKK
- a CDS encoding type II toxin-antitoxin system VapC family toxin, whose protein sequence is MAYLLDTHALLWVIGDSKQLSKKVTAIIEDQSNQIYVSSISLWEISLKFKIGKLNLTGFTPEDIPKFLEKINIRIIELNQEDASSYHRLKENFHRDPFDRMLIWQCIKRKFTFISKDSEMKKYKISGLKSIW
- a CDS encoding type II toxin-antitoxin system Phd/YefM family antitoxin, yielding MKSFAVGELKAHFSEVLEFVKKGEKVGILFGKNKKTIAMIVPVNDKNTTKRKIGILDGKAKISFQKDFSISEEDFLNL
- a CDS encoding VOC family protein, coding for MSKHINGIGGFFFRSENPEILKNWYIEILGIDIQNMVWQQQSGPTVFEPFSKNTDYFSKDKMWMINFRVSNLKSFIEELKKKGVEVEEREEWNSVPEIGVFARVYDPEGNAIELWQPAEK